The following is a genomic window from Bacteroidales bacterium.
AAAGTCATCCTGGCCGATATGTACAGCCTGCATCAAAGAATTCTTTTGTTCGGCCTGATCGGATTTTTGATCATTCTGATCACCATCGTGATCATTTCCAGGAAGATTACCACGCCACTGGAAAAACTGGCATTCGCAACACGCCTGATTGGTTCCGGTAATTTTGATGCCGAGCTTCCCAGGATTCGCTCCAGGGATGAAATCGGACAGCTTTCCGACAGTTTTCTACAGATGCAGGGACAACTCAGGGAATTTATCCGGAACCTGGAGGAGGTAACTGCTGCCCGGCAAAAGATTGAGGGTGAGCTTAAGATTGCTTACGACATCCAGCAGTCCATTATCCCGAAAACCTTCCCCCCATTCCCACAACGATGTGATATGGATATCTATGCCTCTCTGGTACCGGCACTGCAGGTGGGAGGCGACCTTTACGATTACTTCTTTGTGCAGGATGAACGGCTGGCCTTTTGCATCGGCGATGTTTCCGGGAAAGGAATTCCTGCTTCCCTTACGATGGCCATTACCCGGACGCTATTCCGCTCCAGGACCCGTAAAAAGATGAATGCCAGGGAAATTGTCCAGGAAATGAATTCCGACCTTGCCGTTGATAATAACAAAGCCATGTTCGTTACCTTTTTTCTGGGATTGCTGAACATGAAAACCGGCGAACTGGAATACTGCAACGCCGGGCATAACTATCCTTACATCCTGAAGAAGAACGGAACGTTTGCCGGCTTGAAGGCAACGCATGGTGCACCACTGGGAGTGGTTTTTAACAGGCCGTACGATCATGACAAGATCTTGTTAAACGGCGGCGACCGCATTGTGCTTTATACTGACGGGGTAACTGAAGCGATGGACCGGGAAGGGGAGATCTACGGCGAGAACAGGCTGGAGGAAATTCTGTCAGGCCCTTGTAAAGAAGCGACAGTAAAGGAAACAACCCAGGTGATTCTGGAGAGCATTGCTGAATTCACAAAGGGGGCAGAACAATCGGATGACATTACCCTGATGGTTTTATCCTATGGCCTGACAGAGCAAAAAGAAACCTTCCAAAGGGCGATGAAACATAAAATCTCCATTCATAACAACATGTCTGAACTGGAGCGGCTCAATGCCTTCCTGGAGATGACAGGGGCTGAGTGGGATATTGCCCCTGAACTTTTGTTTCAGCTGAATCTGGCATCCGAGGAAGTCGTTTCCAACATCATCCGATATGGCTATAAAACAAAAACGGCCAGGGATAATATCCTGGTGGAACTAGCATTGGGAGACAATCACCTGAAGATATCCTTTACTGATCATGGCGCTGAGTTTAACCCTCTTCAGGTGCCTCCACCCGATGACCTTGACAAGCCGGCAAGGGAACGCAAAGCGGGTGGCCTGGGAATTTACCTGATCAGGAATTTGATGGATGAGGTGGATTACCAAAGGGTAAATGACTGCAACATACTGATCCTTACAAAAAAAATTCCATCTTCCGAACTGCAGTGACAGCCTAAACAAACAGAAGACCCACCAAATTGAAAAATTATGAATGACTTTGAAAAAATGGCCGATGAAATGCTCGAAAAAGCGCAGATCGCTGCGGCTGTATTCCAGCAGCTTAACCAGAAAGAAACCGACCGGATCGTCGAAAAAGTATTCCATGCGGGTTTTAATGCCCGGGTGAAACTGGCCAGAATGGCCCATGAGGAAACCGGCATGGGCAATTGGCAGCATAAGGTGCTCAAAAATGTAATTGCCACCCAACTGGTTTATGAGAGCATAAAAAACATGAAAACGGTTGGAGTCATCTCCGAAAACCACCTGACAGGAATCACGGAAATAGCGCAGCCTTTAGGGCCGATTTTTGCCATTGTCCCTGTCACCAACCCAACTTCGACCGTTCTGTATAAAACATTGATTTGCCTGAAAAGCCGGAATCCTGTAATTTTCAGTGTGCACAGGAACGCCATCAACGCCGGAAAGGAGGCGGTCAGGATCTGTTATGAAGCCGCACTGAAAGCCGGCGCCCCGGACGACTGTCTGCAGATCGTACAGGAACATTCACGGGAGCTTACACATGCCATCATGACCCACCCAAAGCTGGCGCTGATCCTGGCAACAGGCGGAACAGGGCTGGTCAGGGCCGCATACAGCTCCGGGAATCCTGCCATCGGCGTTGGGCCGGGGAATGTGCCGGTGTTTATCGACAAAAGCGCCGATATTCCATTTGCCGTAAGCAGCGTGATCTCTTCAAAGACCTTTGACAACGGCACCATCTGTGCCAGCGAGCAATCCATCGTAGTGGAGAAAAAAATCTCCGGAAAGGTGATGGCGGAATTTAAAAAGCAGGGAGGCTATTTTCTCAATCCTGAAGAGGTAAAAAAACTTGAGAATGTAGCAATTGATCCGTCTTCCGGCGGCATGAGTGCGGCTATTGTCGGCAAACCGGCAAGATATATTGCAGATCTTGCCGGGATCATGTTGCCCGAAAACGTTCATCTCATGCTTGCCCCGCTGAATGGCATTGGCAAAGACTACCCGCTTTCCGGCGAGATACTGGCTCCGATCCTGGGCTATTTTGAATGCGACAGCTACAACGACGCCATCAAGACCTGCATCGACCTCAATTTCCTCGGCGGCATCGGGCATACTGCCAGCATTTATGCGAACGATGACAAAAGGGTTATCGAGTTTGCACAGATCATGAATGCCGGCCGTATTGTGGTGAATACCCCATCATCACAGGGAGCCGTCGGCTGGACCTACAATACACTGGCTCCCTCGCTGACACTGGGCTGTGGAACGGGCGGAAAGAACATTACGACGGAAAACATCTCGGCCCAGCACCTGATCAACATCCAGCGTGTCGCCCGCCGAAGGCCCAATTATAGTTTCCATAATTTTGATCTGGATAGGTACAATTCGGAAAAATTCACCGGGAAAAATCTTGATTCAGCGTATTATAAAAATCAATGACATGTTAGAATTTAATTTCAGTAAGCCCGAGAATAAGCTTGTTTGCTTCATCAGCGGAAGAATGGGTACCGAGAACAATGAGGCTTTCCTTTCCAGGGTCACGGATATGGCAGGCGAAAGCAAAAAGACACTTGCAAATCCGGCAAGTTTGAAGGTCTGTTTCGATATGAAGGAGGTGACTTACATTGCATCCTCGTTCATTCGCTCATGTATTGTTGTTTCACGCCTGGTGGAAGATGGCAATTTCAACATTATCAACGCTTCGCCTGTCATAAAGAAGACCTTTAAGATTGCAGGTTTGGATGAATTGCTGAAGGTAAAATAGATGTACCGAGCAGTCTTTCAATTTACCTGGTCCGTTTGAGTGATTTCCACAGATCCTGGCGCGTTTCTGGCGTGGCGGAAATAGGGAGCGAGGTGACGATGGAACGAGGTAACGATGGAACGATGGAGCGATATTCGAAGGGTTCTTGTTATTCCGACAGGAAAAGGATGAAGGAATGGATGCAGATCCCTGCTTGGCCGGGGATGACTTCTGCCGCGCCGCTTCCTGACTTCTCCTTCGTCGTGCCCGTTATCCCCAACGTAGTGAGGGTTTTATTCAAGAAATCGGACAAAATCTTAAATAATGATTATCTTTGTTTAAAATTTCATGATGAAAAAGTTCAAATCGGGACAATATAGAAGTCAGGGTTATTATAAAAGCTTCCAACCAGAATTGATAAACAAACAACTGCAAATCGACAATATGGAAATATTGCAGTTATTGAGCAAGGCAGACAGAGAACTGGGCAGGTTGGATATGTATTCAAAATACATCCCCAATATTGACTTATATATAAGCATGCATGTTCTGAAGGAAGCAACTCAGAGTAGTAAAATTGAAGGTACTCAGACAAAGGTGGATGAAGCTCTTTTGGATAAAGAGGATCTGCCATTGGATAAACGCGATGATTGGGAGGAAGTTCAGAACTATATGAAAGCTTTGGAATGGGCTGTTGGAAAATTAGTAGAATTACCTTTCTCATCAAGGCTGATCAGGGGGGCTCATCAAATATTGCTGCAAGGAGTAAGAGGAGAAAAAAAACAGCCTGGTGAATTTAGGGTCAGTCAAAACTGGATCGGAGGGGCAACAATTAATGATGCCATTTTCGTTCCCCCTGTCTACACGTCGGTGCCGGAATTAATGAGTGATATTGAAAAGTTCACGCACAATGAAGAACTTCATATACCAGAACTCCTGAAAATTGGACTGATTCACTACCAGTTTGAAACTGTCCACCCCTTTCTTGATGGAAATGGAAGAGTTGGAAGATTATTGATCCCATTGTATTTAGTAAGCAAAGGAATCCTTCAGAAACCTGTTCTGTATTTGTCAGACTTTTTTGAAAAAAACCGAAAACTTTACTACGATAATCTAACAACGGTCAGAGAAAAAAATGATTTGGGACAATGGTACAAATTTTTCCTTGTCGGCATCACCGAAACTGCAAGGAATGGAATAAAAACATTTGATTCGATCATGCAGTTACAAAAACAAACCGACTCAGACATTCAATCATTGGGAAGCAGGGCATTAAAAGCCAAAAAAGTAATTGATTATTTGTACAAACGACCCATGATTGCCGCAGACAAAGTGAGTGAGATCGTATCTATATCGATGCCGTCATCCTATAAACTCATTTCTGATTTAGAGAAAACAGGTATTTTAAAAGAAACGACAGGTGGCCAGAGAAGTAGAACATATGTATTTGAAAATTACCTAAAAATATTTAGATAAAGCCCATTGCTGGATACGCCGATTTTTTTGACCACCTCAGTCCGGCCTCTGCAATTGCGACATGACCACACCAGTTTCAGCAAAAAATCTTATGCAGCATCCCAAAGGTAATACAGCTCCATTTTTACACTGCCACCTGGAAAACTGAGCGGATCAATCTCCAATATTCTGGCCTGCACATTCACACCTTCATCCATTAGCCGGGCAATGGGCTTATTTCCTGAACGGGGAACATAACCGAGCTTGGCATCACCCGACCAGATTTCAATGGCGTTGCGGTCATAACGATTATGAGGTTCGCGGTTCAACTTAAGAGGCATACCGGCTTCAAGAAGCGACTCAGCATCAGGCCCGTCATAATACTGGAATCCGGCGATAAAATCCACTCCGAGCCTGACCTTTTGCTTCACACCGGATTTTGAAACTACTTTGTCAGCTGGTACAAGGACACCAGCTGCACCGATCAAAATACTGCTTAAAAAACCCTTTCGGTTCATGGGGTAACATTTAACGTCCTGGTCACATCAGGATAACTAGAAAAATTGGATGGGAAATAACGGAATTTAGAACGGCATAAAGTTAACTAATTTCTTTGATATTAACAATATTATTTTTTTTGGGGCTTGCGGGAATGGAATACTCTGATGAAGGGGGTGAATGGGATATTTGTTATTTCGCCAGACAGGGGACGAGCGTTTCTGGCGCGGCGGAGAAATGTAGCGATAGAGCGATGTAACGATGTAGCGATATTCGAAGGATTCCTGAGTTTAACAAATGTGCTGGTCGAATCCCCTAACCTACTGAAAATCAAAAATCAAATATCTGTTAATCGTTCATCATAAATCAAAAACCAGCGCTCACACGCGCTGGTTTTTTCAGGTCTCCCCGGTAGGATTCGAACCTACGACCCGATGATTAAGAGACAATTAATTGATTATCAATTATTTATCCTCTGTTTTCCTTCCCTTGTCTGGACTTACTTTTAAATTGGGATTAATTTAAACCATCCACTTTTTTTCCCTATTTTTCTAAAATCCTGGCGCGTTTCCTGGCGCGTTTTTTTCAGTAGATATTTCTATTGATCTCAAAGGTCTTCTCCATATCCAGACTATCCAAATAATGTTCCGTTACTACCGAATTACTATGACCCATCATCTCCGCTATTACATCTATGGATATCCCGTTCCGTTTTTGTGTCGAGGCATAACAATCTCTGGCCGTTTCTAATTTTAGTGGATTTGAAAGATTTAATTTCTTCTGGATCTCCAAGAGACGCCTGTTTATTTGTACCGCCAATTTATGACACCGGTTATCCAATGTATAATCCTCACACCCATCGGTTATATGGCCTAATATAAATGGGCTGTCTTTATCACCAATCTTTTCGATGAGCTCCGCCAATTTCTCCGTTACGGGAACCACAATCTGTTTTTTATTGTTCTTGCGCGTTGTTTCCGTTTTCCGGCGAAAGAAAATGATGAATTTATCCTGATGGATATCATTCCAGCGCATCCGCAAGGCGTCCACAAAATTGATCCCGTTACAACGATACAAGAACAGCCAGAGATCCCTGGCATATTCTTGGGCAGGGTCATCAAAATCATCGAATTCTACCACCTGTTTGATTTCATCATCTGTCATTACATCTTTTTTCGGCCAGAAACTTTTGACGCTGTATCCGCCTCTCCCAAATGGATATTCGTATGTGCGGGGGATGATCTTCTTTTCATTCAGACAATAGTTTATCACCCGCCGCAAATCCCTTGTATATGAATCGATGGTACTCTGAGAATTACCCGCACGCAGTCTATCTTTTTCATATTGTTTTAGAAATTCTGGTGTAATATCCCATATGGTCATTCCTGGCTGGTATTTTTCCAATATCTGGCCTACGTTTCGAAAATGGATACGTGTATTGTTCTTGATGGTTTTAACATTGTCCAGGAAATATTTGAACAAATCCTTCATCAATAGTTTATCGCTGGGAACTTCCGGTTCTTTGGCGAACAACAATTCACGGAATTTCTTTGGCTCGAATGTCCGCATACCATTGAATATCCGTTCCGCTTTGGCGACATAACCAGCACAGGTCTCACGGAACTGGATACTATCTTCATCCAGCGCTTTCCTTATAAATACGGATTGATATTGTTGCTTGGTCATCCTTCCAAGAATAACATAGTTGACCTGGTTCACATCAACAATACGCAGGGATAAATTGTATGTGTCCCCTTTTTTCTTTACTCGCTTATCCAGCACAATATTGAATGTCGCCATCTTCTTTACTGGATTTTTGGTAATTGCGGTAGTTCATCCTCTATCCTACCGCCATTTAATACCCATCGATCAATCTGCTCCCGGTCAAATAATGTCCGTGTCCCAATCTTGATATGGGGAATGGTATTCTTGCTCACCATTTTGTAGATGGTGCTCCTTGACAGGTTGATATACAACGGCAAGGTCTGCATGGTGTAAAATCGTGTTTCAATCATATTCTTTTATTTTTATTTTCTTCTGTTATTACTCGTTTTTATAAATAATAAAGAAAAAAATCCTAAAAACAAAATTTTTGATCAAAAAAATGGGGGCCAAAGTAAAAAAAATTGAGTATTGATGCGGGTTTCAGAAGATCATATGGAAATAATGATTGGCAGATGGTCATTCTCCCCCCCTACCCAGGAAGCTCCAGAAGACCCGCTTGAAGTCCCCCCTTGTATCCTCCATTAATATATGTTTTCCTTTGTTTGTATGGGGTAGAACAATGTCCTTCCAAAAATTCTGGCCAATTTTTTTACCAAAACCGATAACATCCCAAAACGCCGGAAAAAATTTTTGGCCGAAAATTTTGGAAAAATAGATGGACAGGATTTGAATGATTGGCGTTGAAATAATGGTCATCATCATTTCGATATCGATAGTACGCCAGGGTATACCAACAAAATAATATGGAATTCCTTCAAAATGAACTTACAACTCAATAAAACCAAATAATTCTGTGGCAGCTTCCAAATCAGGTATAGTAATTTCTCTGCGATGCTGATTATCACCCTCTCCATCAATGAATTTAAACTCAATTATTTCATAAAATAATAATCGTTCATGTAAATATTCAATATCCCAAAGACATTCTTCTTCATCATTATATAGACCCATCTTGTCCTTAAACATTAATGAACGAATTTCCTCATTTGAAAGAGTACATTTGTAATCTTCATTATTTTGAATATAGGTCAGTAGATCCAAATAATAATCAAGCTCCACTGGAGTCAGAAAATCTAATTTGGATATACAAGACATTAGGACATCTGTCCAGCCATCAAAGAACACATAATCTGGCTCTATATAACAATCGGGATCTTTTTGTTTTGATAATAATTCTATAGAAGTACGCTCAATGTGATCAATATCAATTTTTATCTCTATTGTACATCCTTTAGATAAAAACTTCTCTTGATTGGTCTGTACTTCCTTCAGGCTACAGAAATAGTTCATAGCGTTGGTGGTGAACTTCTCCACATTTACCCAGGGTCTGAACCTTGAATTTACGAACTCCTCAAATGATTTTTGCTCAATGCCGGGATCAACTTTGGATAAATGTGAATACTTATCGACTAGCTCCTTTAAAGTATTAAGTTGAACAACAAATTCAAATGACCCATATCCTTGCCTTTTATCTGAAAGATGAATGTTGATATAGATAATAGGATTTTCTATCTCCTTTTCTAAATTATTGCTTGTTTGTTTCATAGTTAATTAGTTTTTGAATTTATGATACTTTATTACATTTTTTAAAAATATATATAATTTTTGCGTAATAAAAAAATTTTTAATAAAATATTTTTTCAGGATTTGCTGATTGGAGGCGGAATCCAGCGTTTTTAATGATTTGAGAGGGGTTGTAAAAATGAACCCCCCAATGGACATCATCCGGTGAGTTTTGGCAACACCGGATAATAAATGAATGTTGGAATACCAATGGCCGTACTGGCGAGTTCTGGGCCAACCAGATTAAGCCTAATTGGATTTTAGATATAGTAATTGTTTTATCCAAATATCTTCCCTTCGCAAAATTCATTATCTGCGCCCATCTATCGGCAAATTCGCCAATTAACCGGCCATATGATAATACCGATTGGGTGGATCTATCAATTTCCATCTGCTTCAGAATTGATTTTAATAACACCATCTACTATCTCAGGATCACAGATACCAATCTCGAAAATACTTATAACATCATCTTCGTCTTGGGAATGTTTAATTGTTATGAATTCATAAACAAAAAGATTCTCCAAAATGGACTGAAATAAATGTTTATCATTATCACAAATACCCCCCTTTTCATATTCACCGGCCAAGAACCATTCGTACAATTCATCATCTGTCATTAGAAATGAATTATTCTCATTCTCGTGTGCCAAACCGACAAAATTGGTGAACACCCTTTTTTCATTATTATCCAGCAGGGAATATTTGGACCTGAAGGATATTAATATTTCTGAATTTCCAACATATTGGGAGCGGTCAGGAATGGAATAATATTTAATCAAACCCTCGGGCTCACTATGATAGAATTTGGATTGGGTATGATCATCAACATCTATATTCAAAACAAATACATTTCCTTTATCCACCATTTGGCTGAAGTCCCGTTGAAATTCTGGCATGGAACATAAATAATGAACCACACTACGGGTGAATTTCTTTAATTGGATCTTGGGCCGGAACCGGTCTTGCATGACCTGGTTATATAAAATCTCTTCCATATATTCCCATTCATTGGATCTTTCGATATGTTCGGCCAGCGTTTCGTTCAAATAATCAAGATCCACCACAAAATCAAATGTGCCGTAATTTCTGTATCTATCTGAGAAGGCGACATTGAGAAAAACAAAGGGGTTATATGAACCCTGGATTGAATTATTAGTATTTGTCATCATAATAATATGGTTTTAAAAAAATATATATAATTTTTGCTTAATAAAAAAATTTTTGCTAAAATATTTTTTCGCTTTCGCTTATTGGGGGCGGGATTGGAGGATTTTATACGCCAGCAGGTGGACGAGGTACGAGATGAAATGTGGTTTTTATACTTTTATTTATATGCACTCGTATTTCAGTATACTGATTT
Proteins encoded in this region:
- a CDS encoding SpoIIE family protein phosphatase, yielding MKIAKQKLAFKLSMYVLTAVFAVFFLIVVYNYRITRKIILEEVRRSAINLSQSTLYQIESVLLPPRKIPENLAALIENGAIDVNNLQNIMKMLVIPNDEIFGCCVAFEPFSLWDDKEFYAPYYYRSGDSLILKDLGENNYNYTTWDWYTLPREKGPCWGEPYFDEGGGYIMMITYSVPFFSTDGSHKFRGVVTVDLSIQKLSEMIRTLQVYETGYVFLISSTGKYISRSDSVVSQIDNIFSYAEKNNLPQLAGLAREMVSGVTGFRKYYSFVRNEDYYIFYAPVKSNHWSIAIVIPEKVILADMYSLHQRILLFGLIGFLIILITIVIISRKITTPLEKLAFATRLIGSGNFDAELPRIRSRDEIGQLSDSFLQMQGQLREFIRNLEEVTAARQKIEGELKIAYDIQQSIIPKTFPPFPQRCDMDIYASLVPALQVGGDLYDYFFVQDERLAFCIGDVSGKGIPASLTMAITRTLFRSRTRKKMNAREIVQEMNSDLAVDNNKAMFVTFFLGLLNMKTGELEYCNAGHNYPYILKKNGTFAGLKATHGAPLGVVFNRPYDHDKILLNGGDRIVLYTDGVTEAMDREGEIYGENRLEEILSGPCKEATVKETTQVILESIAEFTKGAEQSDDITLMVLSYGLTEQKETFQRAMKHKISIHNNMSELERLNAFLEMTGAEWDIAPELLFQLNLASEEVVSNIIRYGYKTKTARDNILVELALGDNHLKISFTDHGAEFNPLQVPPPDDLDKPARERKAGGLGIYLIRNLMDEVDYQRVNDCNILILTKKIPSSELQ
- a CDS encoding aldehyde dehydrogenase family protein; the encoded protein is MNDFEKMADEMLEKAQIAAAVFQQLNQKETDRIVEKVFHAGFNARVKLARMAHEETGMGNWQHKVLKNVIATQLVYESIKNMKTVGVISENHLTGITEIAQPLGPIFAIVPVTNPTSTVLYKTLICLKSRNPVIFSVHRNAINAGKEAVRICYEAALKAGAPDDCLQIVQEHSRELTHAIMTHPKLALILATGGTGLVRAAYSSGNPAIGVGPGNVPVFIDKSADIPFAVSSVISSKTFDNGTICASEQSIVVEKKISGKVMAEFKKQGGYFLNPEEVKKLENVAIDPSSGGMSAAIVGKPARYIADLAGIMLPENVHLMLAPLNGIGKDYPLSGEILAPILGYFECDSYNDAIKTCIDLNFLGGIGHTASIYANDDKRVIEFAQIMNAGRIVVNTPSSQGAVGWTYNTLAPSLTLGCGTGGKNITTENISAQHLINIQRVARRRPNYSFHNFDLDRYNSEKFTGKNLDSAYYKNQ
- a CDS encoding STAS domain-containing protein, with the translated sequence MLEFNFSKPENKLVCFISGRMGTENNEAFLSRVTDMAGESKKTLANPASLKVCFDMKEVTYIASSFIRSCIVVSRLVEDGNFNIINASPVIKKTFKIAGLDELLKVK
- a CDS encoding Fic family protein, coding for MKKFKSGQYRSQGYYKSFQPELINKQLQIDNMEILQLLSKADRELGRLDMYSKYIPNIDLYISMHVLKEATQSSKIEGTQTKVDEALLDKEDLPLDKRDDWEEVQNYMKALEWAVGKLVELPFSSRLIRGAHQILLQGVRGEKKQPGEFRVSQNWIGGATINDAIFVPPVYTSVPELMSDIEKFTHNEELHIPELLKIGLIHYQFETVHPFLDGNGRVGRLLIPLYLVSKGILQKPVLYLSDFFEKNRKLYYDNLTTVREKNDLGQWYKFFLVGITETARNGIKTFDSIMQLQKQTDSDIQSLGSRALKAKKVIDYLYKRPMIAADKVSEIVSISMPSSYKLISDLEKTGILKETTGGQRSRTYVFENYLKIFR
- a CDS encoding HIRAN domain-containing protein, coding for MNRKGFLSSILIGAAGVLVPADKVVSKSGVKQKVRLGVDFIAGFQYYDGPDAESLLEAGMPLKLNREPHNRYDRNAIEIWSGDAKLGYVPRSGNKPIARLMDEGVNVQARILEIDPLSFPGGSVKMELYYLWDAA
- a CDS encoding tyrosine-type recombinase/integrase, encoding MATFNIVLDKRVKKKGDTYNLSLRIVDVNQVNYVILGRMTKQQYQSVFIRKALDEDSIQFRETCAGYVAKAERIFNGMRTFEPKKFRELLFAKEPEVPSDKLLMKDLFKYFLDNVKTIKNNTRIHFRNVGQILEKYQPGMTIWDITPEFLKQYEKDRLRAGNSQSTIDSYTRDLRRVINYCLNEKKIIPRTYEYPFGRGGYSVKSFWPKKDVMTDDEIKQVVEFDDFDDPAQEYARDLWLFLYRCNGINFVDALRMRWNDIHQDKFIIFFRRKTETTRKNNKKQIVVPVTEKLAELIEKIGDKDSPFILGHITDGCEDYTLDNRCHKLAVQINRRLLEIQKKLNLSNPLKLETARDCYASTQKRNGISIDVIAEMMGHSNSVVTEHYLDSLDMEKTFEINRNIY
- a CDS encoding excisionase family DNA-binding protein; the encoded protein is MIETRFYTMQTLPLYINLSRSTIYKMVSKNTIPHIKIGTRTLFDREQIDRWVLNGGRIEDELPQLPKIQ